The following proteins come from a genomic window of Microscilla marina ATCC 23134:
- the ybeY gene encoding rRNA maturation RNase YbeY, which yields MSSEFEDVLQSSQNNGRVYFFSEQTDFVLSKEAEAIKWVNLIAEQANYKINGLNYIFCNDAYLHQINVEYLDHDTYTDIITFDNSEEEQLIEGDIFISIDRIRENAATYNASFAVELHRVMAHGLLHLLGFGDKTDDEKLIMRTQEDKALTLWSTTL from the coding sequence ATGAGCAGTGAATTTGAAGATGTATTGCAATCTTCACAAAATAATGGTAGAGTTTATTTTTTTAGCGAGCAAACCGACTTTGTGTTAAGCAAAGAAGCAGAGGCAATCAAGTGGGTAAACCTTATTGCCGAGCAAGCTAATTATAAAATAAATGGACTTAACTATATATTTTGTAATGATGCCTACCTACACCAAATCAATGTGGAGTATCTCGACCATGATACTTATACCGACATCATCACCTTTGACAATTCTGAAGAAGAGCAGTTAATAGAGGGCGACATTTTTATCAGTATAGATCGAATACGCGAAAATGCCGCCACCTATAATGCTTCTTTCGCTGTTGAATTACACCGTGTGATGGCTCATGGCTTATTGCATTTGCTGGGGTTTGGTGATAAAACTGATGATGAAAAGCTTATAATGCGTACTCAAGAAGACAAAGCATTGACTTTGTGGAGTACTACTTTGTAA